The Deferrivibrio essentukiensis genomic sequence ATCTTACAAATGAGTTAAAATCTCAAGGGGCAAATTTTATAATTTATGACAATGTTGAAGCTGACTACCATTTTATAAAAGGGGAAAGTATAACTCACCATAAAGTCACAAACTTTTTAAATGTTGAAGAGTATGTATCCAGTCTTGGATTTTATCTGCTTGAAGGGGATAATAAAAAAGATAGAGAATCAAGGAGGGAAATGGTAGATAAGCTGTTTGTTGATGGGTGCAAATACAATAAGTTTAGAGAAAAATTTCTTGATTATAAAGATAGTAATATACCTCAATTAAGAAAAATGTTTCCTGAATTTTACGAAATTCTCCATAAAAATGGTTATCTATCATCGTATAATAGCTATGACCAAAAATTTATTAACGGCACTGTTTTTGAAGAATATATTGCCAATATTTTAGATGACATTGGGTTTGATGATGTGATTTCTTCGACAATCTTAACTTATGACCCATATGACAATGACATGAAAAATGAGATAGATGTTATAGCTATATACAAAAATAAGCTAAGTCTTGCCGAGTGTAAGATGGGCAAAAATTTCAATGCAGAATATCTTATTTACAAGTATAACTCAATATACAATCTTCTAAACGGCTCAAATAAGCTGCTTATAGCATTTTTGGAAAGTAATTTAGACAAGGTGATAAAGAGCAAAAACCCGGATAGGGTTTTTAAAAGGGCTGAGTTACTTGATGTATCTATGTTTCAGACAAAAAATATTGATAAAAAAAGATTGATGTCTACTTTAAAAGGGATTTTTGATATATCTTAGGATGGAAGAATTTTTTAACGGTTTGTCATGGAAAAAATTTAGCTGTATTTTAGAAAATAAGGGTAAACTTAGTAATTATCCTTATATTGTTGTAGTAAATAGCATAGTCAAAGAAGTTTCAGCCGAGCTTTTTGGCTCATTTGAAAATTCTCCTAAAATAGTTTTTCATATAAAAGGGCGCAACTTTAACTTTAAATTAAAACCATCAACAAGTGTGACCATTGAAATTATTTTTGCCGGCAAAGCGATAGATTTTGCAGGAGACTGGCACAATGCTTTTATAAAATATTTTGAAAATCCAAAAAATTCGCGGAATAACTCTCTATTGTCCTGTACAGAAGTTGAAGAAATTAGCTATCCGATGCTTAAATATTGCTATGATTTCAGCTTATTAAAAGAAGAAGTAACTTTAAATTTTCTAAATCCCCTGAGCTTTACACCTAAAAGAAAGCATTCAAGGACTTTTCTTAACAATCAGATGTTTTTCAATCTCGTTAAAAAGCGATATGATGATATTTTTCAGGTTGATTTTCCTGAAGTAGATTTAAATAAGTTTTTTGTCAATTCAAATTACCTTTCCTATACGGAAATAAAAAAGCCTTCCATATCACAAGGGGGAAGTCTAAACTATATAAACGGATGTGTAGGTAATTTATATATCAAAGGTGATTTAAGTGAAATTTTACCATATCTGATTTTGGGTGCTGAATTGCATATTGGTAACAGATTTGGGTATGGTTATGGCTATTATTTGTTTCATCCAAAGTCTATAGGTTTTTTTGACCATAATTTTTCAAATTATAATTATATAGAAAGTGTTTTTATTGAAGCTATGGATGAGCTTGATGACCCGGATGTGCATAAAGAGATTGATAAAAATCTTCCATCTATACTTCAGGAAGAGATAGTTGCAGGGCTTTATTCCCCTTTGCCGGTAGAAACTTTTACCATACCTAAAAATAATGGTGAAAAGAGGATTATAGAAAAGCCGACATTTAGAGACCTGGTAGTACAAAAAATGCTCTACAAAATGCTTTATAAACCTTTAGAGAGCTCTTTTGAGTATGAGTCCATAGGGTTTAGGAAAGGTTTGGGCAGAGATGATGCAATAGCAAGGATAAATTTTGCTATATCAAAAGGCTACTCATATATAATTGAGTCTGATGTGGAAGATTTTTTCCCTTCCGTAGACCATGAGATTTTAATGTCAATTGTAAAAAGAATTATTCCTGAATCGGATATTATTACTTTAGGTTTATTAGAAAAATTCATTAAAACAAAATATGTAGAAAATGGAAATGTAAAAATAAGGGAAAGAGGGCTTTCTTTAGGTATGCCGCTATCTCCACTTCTTTCAAATCTATATCTTGACGCATTTGATGAAGCGGTAAAACAGTATGATGTAATACTAATAAGGTATGCAGATGATTTTATTATATTTACCAAAGATGAAGAGAGTGCATATTCACTATTGGAATTTGCAGAAAACTCCCTTGGCGAGATTAAGTTAGGGTTAAATAAGGCCAAGACATCGGTAAAGCATATTAGTCAGGGGTTTAATTTTCTTGGGTATAATTTTTCTGGTGATGGCTCAGTATCTGAGATTTCTACTACACCTAACCCATTTAGAAAACCTCTTTTTATTACTGAGCCTTATGTGTTTGTAGGTGTTTCAGGTGGAAGAATAGAGGTAAGAAAAGATAAAAATGTACTTGCCAGTGTACCAATTAATAGGGTTAGTGATGTTTTACTTCTTGAAAGGGGTGCTATTTCTACACAATGTATCAAAAATTGCATAGACAACAATATCCCTATATCTTTTACACTTAACTCTGGGTATTACATAACAACTATCAAACCTGACTCTCGTT encodes the following:
- a CDS encoding Card1-like endonuclease domain-containing protein codes for the protein MHLISIYGGIPIQIMAVLKEFEDKIEKHTIIYDRKYEDDKEFKYFKSGITITPLFRKAKLNLLIYDEDMMDTYKDVVAKLKEYSAPSNLLINLSDPNSALGVYLTNELKSQGANFIIYDNVEADYHFIKGESITHHKVTNFLNVEEYVSSLGFYLLEGDNKKDRESRREMVDKLFVDGCKYNKFREKFLDYKDSNIPQLRKMFPEFYEILHKNGYLSSYNSYDQKFINGTVFEEYIANILDDIGFDDVISSTILTYDPYDNDMKNEIDVIAIYKNKLSLAECKMGKNFNAEYLIYKYNSIYNLLNGSNKLLIAFLESNLDKVIKSKNPDRVFKRAELLDVSMFQTKNIDKKRLMSTLKGIFDIS
- the cas1 gene encoding CRISPR-associated endonuclease Cas1; translated protein: MEEFFNGLSWKKFSCILENKGKLSNYPYIVVVNSIVKEVSAELFGSFENSPKIVFHIKGRNFNFKLKPSTSVTIEIIFAGKAIDFAGDWHNAFIKYFENPKNSRNNSLLSCTEVEEISYPMLKYCYDFSLLKEEVTLNFLNPLSFTPKRKHSRTFLNNQMFFNLVKKRYDDIFQVDFPEVDLNKFFVNSNYLSYTEIKKPSISQGGSLNYINGCVGNLYIKGDLSEILPYLILGAELHIGNRFGYGYGYYLFHPKSIGFFDHNFSNYNYIESVFIEAMDELDDPDVHKEIDKNLPSILQEEIVAGLYSPLPVETFTIPKNNGEKRIIEKPTFRDLVVQKMLYKMLYKPLESSFEYESIGFRKGLGRDDAIARINFAISKGYSYIIESDVEDFFPSVDHEILMSIVKRIIPESDIITLGLLEKFIKTKYVENGNVKIRERGLSLGMPLSPLLSNLYLDAFDEAVKQYDVILIRYADDFIIFTKDEESAYSLLEFAENSLGEIKLGLNKAKTSVKHISQGFNFLGYNFSGDGSVSEISTTPNPFRKPLFITEPYVFVGVSGGRIEVRKDKNVLASVPINRVSDVLLLERGAISTQCIKNCIDNNIPISFTLNSGYYITTIKPDSRSYYDMSSKHGHYYYKLSEAERLSVAIEFVNAKIKNNLTFLKKRRYSEKRVFLELETILSKLQEASSLDELRGLEGKAARIFFGVLNELILIPEFKSVRRGRKEPDRLNALLNYGYYLLFSRINALVRAQGLNPYLGFLHSDINNYESLVADIQEPFRIFVDRLILRLVNNKSLVADDFVQSDNGRFYFTGEGRKKFLNFYELEFTNTTTFGESSIYDMVYVQVLNIKKWLNEGSSIAVIRW